In one Gossypium hirsutum isolate 1008001.06 chromosome D09, Gossypium_hirsutum_v2.1, whole genome shotgun sequence genomic region, the following are encoded:
- the LOC121220999 gene encoding probable glucan endo-1,3-beta-glucosidase A6 isoform X1, with translation MALLPLLFSSLLVVSLAEMSGKIGVNYGREGDNLPSPYESIQIMKSIKVGQIKLNDSNPEILTLLSGTKIHVAVTVPNDDIIQIGSNDSMAEQWVRNNILPHYPDTMIRFVLVGDRVVNSNMDVNGTMEQSLVPAMRGIKSALTAHGVKNVKVSTTLGMDVVQTRFPPSNSTFQSDISDSLMPKLLKFVNGTKSVVFVDVYPYFAWSANPTNISLDFALFGGNITHTDPGSGLVYTNLLDQMLDSVTFAIEKLGFRNIRLAISRTGWPTAGDIDQVGANIYNAATYNRNLIRKMTSKQPLGSPKSPGLIIPTFISSLYDENRKIGPETERHWGMLHTNGTPVYEIDLTGNRKISEYKPLPPAVNNVPYKGKLWCEVAPWVNEMSLPAALSNVCSIDNETCAALAPGKDCYEPVSVVWHASYAFSSYWAKFRSQGAICSFNGLARETTVDPTGRGRCNFPSVTV, from the exons ATGGCTCTTCTACCTctcctcttctcttctcttcttgtTGTTTCTT TGGCAGAAATGTCGGGCAAGATTGGAGTAAACTATGGTCGAGAAGGGGACAATTTGCCATCGCCATATGAATCAATTCAGATCATGAAATCCATTAAAGTTGGCCAAATAAAGCTCAATGATTCCAACCCTGAAATATTGACACTTTTGTCAGGAACCAAGATCCATGTCGCCGTTACGGTTCCTAACGATGATATAATCCAAATTGGTTCGAACGATTCCATGGCCGAACAATGGGTGCGAAACAACATCCTGCCTCACTATCCAGATACCATGATCCGGTTCGTGTTGGTCGGGGATCGAGTCGTCAACTCCAACATGGATGTCAATGGGACAATGGAGCAGAGCCTTGTGCCTGCAATGCGTGGGATTAAGAGTGCCCTGACTGCTCATGGTGTTAAAAACGTCAAGGTCTCTACGACGTTAGGAATGGACGTGGTGCAGACAAGGTTTCCGCCTTCGAACAGTACGTTTCAGTCTGATATTTCAGATTCATTGATGCCAAAGTTGCTGAAATTCGTGAACGGAACGAAATCAGTTGTTTTCGTAGATGTTTACCCTTATTTTGCGTGGTCTGCTAATCCAACGAACATCAGCTTAGATTTTGCTCTTTTCGGAGGTAACATAACGCATACTGACCCTGGCAGTGGTTTAGTCTACACAAATCTCCTAGACCAAATGCTCGATTCAGTCACATTTGCTATCGAAAAACTCGGTTTCCGGAACATCCGACTAGCAATATCAAGAACCGGTTGGCCTACCGCAGGTGATATCGATCAAGTTGGGGCAAACATTTACAATGCAGCCACTTATAACCGAAATCTCATCCGAAAAATGACATCGAAACAGCCATTAGGGAGCCCGAAAAGTCCTGGTTTAATCATACCAACATTCATTTCTTCCTTATATGACGAAAACCGAAAAATAGGTCCAGAAACAGAAAGGCATTGGGGCATGCTACACACTAACGGAACCCCGGTTTACGAAATCGATCTCACCGGGAACCGGAAGATCTCCGAGTACAAACCGCTACCACCGGCCGTAAACAATGTACCTTACAAGGGGAAACTTTGGTGTGAAGTGGCTCCATGGGTCAATGAAATGAGCTTGCCAGCCGCATTGTCAAATGTTTGCAGCATTGATAATGAAACTTGTGCAGCATTGGCTCCTGGAAAAGATTGTTATGAGCCAGTATCAGTGGTTTGGCATGCAAGTTATGCATTTAGTTCATATTGGGCCAAGTTTCGAAGCCAGGGAGCAATTTGCAGCTTCAATGGATTAGCTCGAGAAACAACCGTAGACCCGA CAGGTCGTGGACGCTGCAATTTCCCAAGTGTGACTGTGTGA
- the LOC121220999 gene encoding probable glucan endo-1,3-beta-glucosidase A6 isoform X2, translated as MALLPLLFSSLLVVSLAEMSGKIGVNYGREGDNLPSPYESIQIMKSIKVGQIKLNDSNPEILTLLSGTKIHVAVTVPNDDIIQIGSNDSMAEQWVRNNILPHYPDTMIRFVLVGDRVVNSNMDVNGTMEQSLVPAMRGIKSALTAHGVKNVKVSTTLGMDVVQTRFPPSNSTFQSDISDSLMPKLLKFVNGTKSVVFVDVYPYFAWSANPTNISLDFALFGGNITHTDPGSGLVYTNLLDQMLDSVTFAIEKLGFRNIRLAISRTGWPTAGDIDQVGANIYNAATYNRNLIRKMTSKQPLGSPKSPGLIIPTFISSLYDENRKIGPETERHWGMLHTNGTPVYEIDLTGNRKISEYKPLPPAVNNVPYKGKLWCEVAPWVNEMSLPAALSNVCSIDNETCAALAPGKDCYEPVSVVWHASYAFSSYWAKFRSQGAICSFNGLARETTVDPSRGRCNFPSVTV; from the exons ATGGCTCTTCTACCTctcctcttctcttctcttcttgtTGTTTCTT TGGCAGAAATGTCGGGCAAGATTGGAGTAAACTATGGTCGAGAAGGGGACAATTTGCCATCGCCATATGAATCAATTCAGATCATGAAATCCATTAAAGTTGGCCAAATAAAGCTCAATGATTCCAACCCTGAAATATTGACACTTTTGTCAGGAACCAAGATCCATGTCGCCGTTACGGTTCCTAACGATGATATAATCCAAATTGGTTCGAACGATTCCATGGCCGAACAATGGGTGCGAAACAACATCCTGCCTCACTATCCAGATACCATGATCCGGTTCGTGTTGGTCGGGGATCGAGTCGTCAACTCCAACATGGATGTCAATGGGACAATGGAGCAGAGCCTTGTGCCTGCAATGCGTGGGATTAAGAGTGCCCTGACTGCTCATGGTGTTAAAAACGTCAAGGTCTCTACGACGTTAGGAATGGACGTGGTGCAGACAAGGTTTCCGCCTTCGAACAGTACGTTTCAGTCTGATATTTCAGATTCATTGATGCCAAAGTTGCTGAAATTCGTGAACGGAACGAAATCAGTTGTTTTCGTAGATGTTTACCCTTATTTTGCGTGGTCTGCTAATCCAACGAACATCAGCTTAGATTTTGCTCTTTTCGGAGGTAACATAACGCATACTGACCCTGGCAGTGGTTTAGTCTACACAAATCTCCTAGACCAAATGCTCGATTCAGTCACATTTGCTATCGAAAAACTCGGTTTCCGGAACATCCGACTAGCAATATCAAGAACCGGTTGGCCTACCGCAGGTGATATCGATCAAGTTGGGGCAAACATTTACAATGCAGCCACTTATAACCGAAATCTCATCCGAAAAATGACATCGAAACAGCCATTAGGGAGCCCGAAAAGTCCTGGTTTAATCATACCAACATTCATTTCTTCCTTATATGACGAAAACCGAAAAATAGGTCCAGAAACAGAAAGGCATTGGGGCATGCTACACACTAACGGAACCCCGGTTTACGAAATCGATCTCACCGGGAACCGGAAGATCTCCGAGTACAAACCGCTACCACCGGCCGTAAACAATGTACCTTACAAGGGGAAACTTTGGTGTGAAGTGGCTCCATGGGTCAATGAAATGAGCTTGCCAGCCGCATTGTCAAATGTTTGCAGCATTGATAATGAAACTTGTGCAGCATTGGCTCCTGGAAAAGATTGTTATGAGCCAGTATCAGTGGTTTGGCATGCAAGTTATGCATTTAGTTCATATTGGGCCAAGTTTCGAAGCCAGGGAGCAATTTGCAGCTTCAATGGATTAGCTCGAGAAACAACCGTAGACCCGA GTCGTGGACGCTGCAATTTCCCAAGTGTGACTGTGTGA
- the LOC107892436 gene encoding receptor-like kinase TMK4: protein MEIPNRHRHRHRHHLLLHLLIISAVIASAGDDSAAILKIAAAFKPTPKGWSTSTANNYCSWQGISCDKSNRITYISLASKSVSGTLSPEISTLSELRSVSLQRNSISGNIPSFGELSNLQKLFLDFNAFTSITPDAFASLSSIQTLSLSENPKLSPWSFPNISKLTTLVELGLGNTNIYGTLPDIFGSLSSLQSLRASYNNLNGTLPSSLGGSMIQNLWINNQNTGFGFTGTLDVLSNMTELAQAWVHVNMFTGPIPDLSKCKNLFDLQIRDNQLTGPVPKSLFNLSSLKNVSLNNNKLQGPFPKFPSSVSRVAINGSNNFCNSNGAPCDPQVSTMIEIAGGFGYPILLSDSWEGNDACKMSFVTCDVQKNVITVNLAKKGLFGRISPSFGGLKELKNLNLNNNKLSGPIPDSLTKLTYLQLFDVSNNNLSGDIPQFSSSVKFVHTGNSLLGKPVVYSPPGGSSGSPSVSSGGNSSDGSSGNSSGIVKGKTLKGMIVGFAIGAAVLLAIISFVSYKYVMKKKNEKRGKMKKNNDTEKGIFKDVAVSVGKDNSENQSQTSNVQSNQQAFDGGNIVVSIEVLREVTDNFSEANILGKGGFGIVYKGVLDDGTQIAVKRMECVGKGTKGMAEFQAEIAVLSKVRHRHLVALLGYCINGNERLLVYEYMPRGTLSQHLFRRIGGSPLTWKQRLTIALDVARGVEYLHSLAQQSFIHRDLKPSNILLGDDMRAKVADFGLVRNAPDGKHSVETRLAGTFGYLAPEYATTGRVTTKVDVYAFGVVLMELITGRKALDETLPEAHLVTWFRRILINKDEIPKNLEETIKCNADNDEDRETLASIFKVAELAGHCTLREPSQRPDMSHAVNVLSPFVQQWKPTKQEEDETVGIDLDMSLSQALQRWQTTEGSSTTFGDTTSRYGTQSSISPRTSEPQDTSSSNDTR, encoded by the exons ATGGAAATACCGAACCGCCACCGTCACCGTCACCGTCACCACCTCCTCCTCCATCTCCTTATCATCTCGGCCGTCATAGCTTCCGCCGGGGACGACAGTGCTGCTATTTTGAAGATAGCTGCAGCCTTCAAACCCACTCCCAAAGGGTGGTCGACCTCCACGGCAAACAATTATTGTAGCTGGCAAGGCATAAGTTGTGATAAATCCAACCGTATCACTTACATCAGTTTGGCATCTAAATCAGTGTCGGGTACCCTGTCACCTGAAATCTCCACCTTGTCCGAGCTCCGAAGCGTGTCGCTTCAACGCAATTCCATATCGGGGAACATCCCATCGTTCGGCGAATTATCCAACTTACAAAAGCTTTTCCTTGATTTCAATGCCTTCACTTCAATCACCCCCGATGCATTCGCTAGCTTATCAAGCATTCAAACGCTGAGTTTGAGTGAAAACCCGAAACTAAGTCCATGGAGTTTCCCGAATATATCTAAATTGACAACCCTGGTCGAGCTTGGACTAGGGAATACCAATATATATGGTACCTTGCCTGATATATTCGGATCTTTAAGCAGTTTACAAAGTTTAAGGGCATCATACAACAATCTGAACGGTACATTACCATCTTCATTAGGTGGTTCCATGATTCAAAACTTATGGATCAATAATCAAAATACTGGGTTTGGTTTCACGGGGACTTTAGATGTTTTATCCAACATGACAGAGTTGGCTCAAGCTTGGGTTCATGTCAACATGTTTACTGGTCCAATCCCAGATTTGTCTAAATGTAAAAACCTATTCGATCTGCAGATTCGAGATAACCAATTAACAGGGCCAGTTCCGAAATCCTTGTTTAACCTTTCGAGTTTGAAGAATGTTtcattgaataataataaattacaagGCCCTTTCCCAAAGTTTCCTAGCTCAGTTTCGAGAGTTGCTATCAATGGAAGCAATAATTTCTGTAATAGCAATGGGGCTCCTTGTGATCCTCAAGTTTCGACAATGATTGAAATAGCGGGTGGTTTTGGGTACCCAATTTTGCTTTCTGATAGTTGGGAAGGAAATGATGCTTGTAAAATGTCTTTTGTTACTTGTGATGTACAAAAGAATGTTATTACAGTGAACCTTGCCAAAAAAGGTTTGTTTGGGAGGATTTCTCCTTCATTTGGGGGACTCAAGGAGTTGAAGAAtctgaatttgaataataataagTTATCTGGTCCAATCCCTGATAGTCTCACTAAGTTAACTTATTTACAGCTTTTTGATGTGTCCAATAATAATCTCAGTGGAGATATACCACAATTTTCTAGTTCAGTGAAATTTGTTCATACAGGGAATAGCTTACTTGGAAAACCAGTTGTTTATAGTCCTCCTGGTGGTAGTTCCGGTAGTCCTAGTGTTTCTAGTGGAGGAAATTCTAGTGATGGAAGCTCTGGAAACTCTAGTGGCATTGTCAAAGGTAAGACTCTTAAGGGTATGATTGTAGGCTTTGCTATTGGTGCAGCAGTTTTACTTGCTATAATCTCCTTTGTTTCTTACAAATatgtaatgaaaaagaaaaatgagaaacgTGGGAAGATGAAGAAGAACAATGATACTGAGAAAGGAATTTTTAAGGATGTAGCAGTGAGTGTTGGAAAGGATAACAGTGAAAACCAAAGCCAAACCAGTAATGTTCAAAGCAATCAACAAGCGTTTGATGGTGGGAATATTGTGGTCTCCATTGAGGTTTTAAGAGAAGTGACTGATAATTTCAGTGAAGCTAATATATTAGGGAAAGGTGGATTTGGGATTGTTTATAAAGGTGTATTGGATGATGGGACACAAATTGCAGTCAAAAGGATGGAATGTGTTGGTAAAGGTACTAAAGGAATGGCTGAGTTCCAAGCTGAAATTGCAGTGCTTTCAAAGGTTAGGCATAGGCATTTGGTTGCTCTTTTAGGTTATTGTATCAATGGTAATGAGAGGCTTTTGGTTTATGAGTACATGCCTCGTGGTACCCTTAGTCAGCATCTCTTCCGACGGATTGGCGGTTCGCCGCTCACATGGAAGCAAAGGCTCACTATTGCATTGGATGTTGCTAGAGGGGTGGAATATTTGCATTCTTTGGCTCAACAAAGTTTCATTCACAGGGATTTGAAGCCTTCAAACATACTTCTTGGGGATGATATGAGGGCTAAAGTTGCTGATTTTGGACTGGTTAGAAATGCACCTGATGGCAAACACTCTGTGGAGACAAGATTGGCTGGCACATTTGGTTATCTTGCTCCTGAATATGCTA CAACTGGAAGGGTGACTACTAAGGTGGATGTGTATGCATTTGGAGTGGTATTAATGGAGCTAATCACAGGCAGAAAAGCTTTAGATGAAACCTTACCTGAAGCACATTTGGTGACATGGTTTCGCAGAATACTAATCAATAAAGACGAAATCCCGAAAAACCTCGAAGAAACAATCAAATGTAACGCGGACAACGATGAGGACCGTGAGACATTGGCGAGCATCTTCAAGGTGGCTGAGCTAGCCGGTCACTGCACACTTCGTGAGCCATCTCAGAGACCCGACATGAGCCATGCAGTCAACGTGCTGAGCCCATTTGTTCAGCAATGGAAACCGACGAAGCAAGAGGAAGATGAAACCGTAGGCATTGACCTCGATATGAGCCTCTCTCAGGCTCTACAAAGATGGCAAACAACCGAAGGGAGTTCGACGACGTTCGGTGATACAACGTCACGTTACGGGACACAGTCGAGCATCTCGCCAAGAACATCGGAACCGCAGGACACGTCGAGCTCGAACGATACACGTTGA